Proteins from one Brevibacillus humidisoli genomic window:
- a CDS encoding MetQ/NlpA family ABC transporter substrate-binding protein: MKKSLLAAILLIMATLVSACGGKEEAAQTGGQSAEQQVIKVGVTGGPHEEILNKVKEVAKAEGLEVEVVVFNDYVLPNQALDKGNIDLNSFQTIPFLEKFNQDHKTNIVVIGKTVTFPMGLYSTKYKSVEEIPEGGIVGIQNDPTNRARALLLYQSAGLITLKEGVGDQATPQDITDNPKNLEFKELEAPFLARSLNNLDAASINTNFAMEAGYNPTKDSIFAEGGDSPYVNVLAVNESEKENPTYKKLVEIYRSEEVKKFIEEHFAGAVLPSW, encoded by the coding sequence ATGAAAAAGAGTTTATTAGCAGCTATCCTGCTCATAATGGCTACATTGGTTTCAGCATGCGGCGGCAAAGAAGAAGCGGCCCAAACAGGCGGACAATCCGCCGAGCAGCAAGTGATCAAAGTAGGTGTGACCGGGGGACCGCATGAAGAGATTCTGAACAAGGTGAAAGAGGTAGCGAAAGCGGAAGGTTTGGAAGTAGAGGTCGTCGTATTCAACGACTACGTCCTGCCGAACCAGGCTCTTGACAAAGGAAACATTGACCTCAACAGTTTTCAGACGATTCCGTTTCTCGAAAAATTTAACCAAGACCATAAAACCAACATCGTGGTAATCGGCAAAACTGTCACCTTCCCGATGGGGCTATACTCCACCAAGTATAAAAGCGTAGAGGAGATCCCTGAAGGGGGAATCGTCGGGATTCAAAATGATCCGACCAACCGTGCGCGAGCACTGCTGCTCTATCAGTCAGCCGGTCTGATCACATTAAAAGAGGGTGTCGGCGATCAGGCCACACCGCAAGATATCACCGATAATCCGAAAAACCTGGAGTTCAAGGAGCTGGAAGCACCGTTTCTCGCTCGCTCACTCAACAATCTTGATGCAGCCAGCATCAATACCAACTTCGCCATGGAAGCCGGGTACAATCCAACGAAAGATTCGATCTTTGCAGAAGGCGGAGACTCCCCCTATGTAAATGTTCTGGCTGTGAACGAATCAGAGAAGGAGAACCCTACCTACAAAAAACTGGTGGAAATCTACCGTTCCGAAGAAGTGAAGAAGTTTATCGAAGAACACTTTGCAGGAGCAGTGCTCCCCTCCTGGTAG
- a CDS encoding DUF1128 domain-containing protein: MADLKEATQENLRFVLEGIKGKLNMVNASVMRPEDFDLSSYEDLLYLYNMVQKKQSFSINEMTAIVEELGSMRKQS, from the coding sequence ATGGCTGATCTGAAAGAAGCCACCCAGGAAAACCTGCGTTTTGTACTGGAAGGGATCAAAGGAAAACTAAACATGGTCAATGCATCTGTGATGCGGCCGGAAGACTTTGACCTCTCCAGCTATGAAGATCTATTGTACCTGTACAATATGGTGCAGAAAAAACAATCGTTCAGCATTAATGAAATGACAGCGATCGTCGAAGAGCTGGGCAGCATGAGAAAGCAATCGTAA
- a CDS encoding methionine ABC transporter ATP-binding protein has product MIQLTDIHKTYRVGNKQIDALKGVSVQIKKGEIFGVIGFSGAGKSTLLRTINLLEKPTSGTVAVNGRDMLALKEKELRNARKKIGIIFQHFNLLSSYNVFDNVAEILRMNRVRKDVIDKKVADLLRLVGLEDKANAYPAQLSGGQKQRVGIARALAMDPEILLCDEATSALDPQTTDSILELLLDINRRFNLTIVLITHEMQVIKKICDRVAIMENGVIIEQGSVIDVFSSPKQQTTRNFIRTIFDDEVPADMMAKIKHTGPAAKVLRVAFRGDAALDPVLGTLTARYPVTTNLLYGSITSIKGTALGILLLHISGEENDVEEAIAYLRKSVYSVDLVPQEEVAG; this is encoded by the coding sequence ATGATACAGCTTACCGATATACACAAGACGTACAGAGTTGGAAACAAGCAGATAGATGCGTTGAAAGGCGTCAGCGTACAAATCAAAAAAGGAGAAATTTTCGGCGTAATCGGCTTTAGCGGAGCAGGCAAGAGCACCCTGCTCCGTACGATCAACTTGCTCGAAAAGCCTACCAGTGGAACAGTCGCCGTCAACGGCCGGGACATGCTGGCGCTAAAAGAGAAAGAGCTGCGCAATGCCCGCAAAAAAATAGGCATCATCTTTCAACATTTCAACTTGCTCTCTTCCTACAACGTGTTTGACAACGTCGCCGAGATTTTGCGGATGAACCGCGTGCGCAAAGACGTGATCGATAAAAAGGTGGCCGATCTGCTGCGTCTCGTAGGGCTGGAGGACAAAGCCAACGCATATCCGGCACAGCTTTCTGGCGGGCAGAAACAACGCGTCGGCATCGCCCGAGCTCTCGCTATGGACCCCGAGATCCTGTTGTGCGATGAGGCAACCTCTGCTCTCGACCCACAGACGACCGATTCGATTCTGGAGCTTCTGCTCGATATCAATCGAAGATTTAACTTGACGATTGTGCTGATCACCCATGAGATGCAGGTGATCAAAAAAATCTGCGATCGCGTAGCGATCATGGAAAACGGTGTGATCATCGAGCAAGGCAGTGTGATCGATGTTTTTAGCAGTCCGAAGCAACAGACCACACGCAACTTCATCCGGACGATCTTTGACGACGAAGTCCCGGCCGACATGATGGCCAAGATCAAGCATACCGGTCCCGCTGCCAAAGTGCTGCGAGTCGCCTTCCGCGGCGATGCGGCCTTGGACCCGGTGTTGGGAACGTTGACGGCTCGCTACCCGGTCACCACGAACCTGTTGTACGGCTCCATTACCTCCATCAAAGGTACAGCGCTGGGCATCCTGCTGCTGCATATATCCGGAGAGGAGAACGATGTGGAGGAAGCAATCGCTTACCTTCGCAAGTCCGTCTACAGTGTCGATCTAGTCCCGCAAGAGGAGGTGGCAGGATGA
- a CDS encoding DUF3656 domain-containing U32 family peptidase, which yields MKGGTGGRNVSKAISRNDIELLAPAGNWDCLRAAVANGANAVYFGVEKFNARARAENFRVEELPEIMSFLHLYGVKGFLTFNILVFENEMDESRQLIEACIDAGVDAVIVQDLGLVKLIRDISPDFPIHGSTQMTITSPEAVEFTKPFGLERVVLGRENSLKEIRTIGDKAKLPMEVFVHGALCVSYSGQCLTSEMWGGRSANRGECAQACRLPYDLIVDGTKKEMGNVAYLLSPKDLAAIELVPELIEAGVTSFKIEGRLKSPEYVANVVSKYRAAIDRYFFSDHRSPDETELRELQQSFSRGFTPGFLLGTNNKTLLDGTFPKSRGVYLGTVKQVLKQAVLVELCAPLKRGDGIVFDAGDPTQQEEGGRVYDIIKRGRKVEGEVADGVYEIVMGRRDVDLRRVHAGDRVWKTNDPELDKRLRKSFETEKPYHTFPLSVHVSGRAGEALATTWVDRLANHAVTVHSAMPLEAAHKRPLVVALLHEQFSRLGGTVFELAPHDLTLQLEGEVIVPVSELNRMRREAVEQLTVLRQQPPRYQKRVIDPYADVPQPTKGKQPQLTALCRSLEQVEAAAQTDVDMLYADFEFVKQYPQAVQLAHRYGKRIALATMRIHMPDENGVLALIAKSKPDAILIRNTGALYYYLARQDEHPIPLIGDFSLNIANHKTVNLFLETGMERVTASYDLNIQQMMDLLAHTDPSRMEVVIHQHMPMFHTEHCVYCTFLSDGTDHTNCGTPCEQSRISLQDRVGFSHPVRVDTGCRNTVYNAIDQSGAEYLTEFIKYGVGSYRIEFLEEEADRVQEVISLYRQAMRGQVSGTHVWRTLNAINQLGVTRGQLTK from the coding sequence ATGAAGGGTGGAACAGGAGGTAGAAACGTGTCTAAAGCCATTAGCCGTAACGATATAGAACTGCTTGCTCCTGCCGGCAACTGGGACTGCCTGAGGGCAGCGGTGGCCAATGGAGCGAACGCCGTCTACTTTGGCGTTGAAAAGTTTAATGCCCGCGCTCGCGCCGAAAACTTCCGGGTCGAAGAACTGCCGGAGATCATGTCTTTTCTCCATCTATACGGGGTAAAAGGTTTTCTCACCTTTAACATCCTCGTCTTCGAAAACGAAATGGACGAAAGTCGCCAACTGATCGAGGCCTGTATCGACGCTGGCGTAGACGCGGTGATCGTGCAGGATCTCGGACTGGTCAAGCTGATTCGCGACATCTCACCCGACTTCCCGATCCATGGCTCCACACAGATGACGATCACTTCACCGGAAGCGGTAGAGTTCACCAAACCGTTTGGCTTGGAACGCGTCGTGCTGGGACGGGAGAACTCACTCAAGGAGATTCGAACGATCGGCGATAAGGCGAAGCTGCCCATGGAAGTATTCGTCCACGGCGCTTTATGCGTCTCGTACTCCGGGCAATGTCTCACCTCCGAGATGTGGGGCGGTCGCTCCGCCAACCGTGGAGAGTGTGCACAGGCCTGCAGACTGCCCTACGATCTGATTGTGGATGGCACAAAGAAAGAGATGGGCAATGTCGCCTACCTGCTTTCTCCGAAAGATCTGGCCGCGATCGAGCTCGTGCCGGAACTGATCGAGGCCGGCGTCACTTCCTTCAAGATCGAAGGCAGGTTGAAATCTCCCGAGTATGTAGCCAATGTGGTCAGCAAGTACCGGGCAGCGATCGACCGCTACTTTTTCAGCGATCACCGTTCGCCGGATGAGACCGAGCTGCGCGAACTGCAGCAAAGCTTCTCGCGCGGGTTCACCCCTGGCTTTTTGCTGGGTACGAACAACAAAACACTGCTGGACGGAACGTTTCCAAAAAGCCGGGGGGTTTATCTGGGGACAGTCAAGCAAGTGCTCAAGCAGGCAGTGCTGGTCGAACTGTGCGCACCACTGAAGCGCGGAGACGGGATTGTCTTTGATGCCGGGGACCCGACACAACAGGAAGAAGGCGGCCGCGTCTACGATATCATCAAGCGCGGTCGCAAGGTAGAAGGAGAGGTCGCAGACGGCGTGTACGAAATCGTGATGGGACGGCGCGACGTCGATCTGCGGCGGGTCCACGCTGGGGATCGGGTATGGAAGACAAACGACCCCGAGTTGGACAAGAGGCTTCGCAAGTCCTTTGAAACCGAGAAGCCATACCATACCTTCCCGCTTTCTGTACATGTGTCGGGCCGGGCAGGGGAAGCTCTTGCAACAACTTGGGTGGACCGGTTGGCAAATCACGCGGTGACCGTTCACTCTGCAATGCCGCTGGAGGCGGCTCACAAGCGTCCTCTGGTTGTAGCCCTCCTGCATGAACAATTCAGCCGATTGGGCGGAACAGTATTCGAGTTGGCCCCACACGATCTCACCCTGCAACTGGAAGGCGAGGTGATCGTACCGGTCAGCGAATTGAACCGGATGCGGCGAGAGGCCGTCGAACAGCTAACCGTTCTGCGCCAACAGCCCCCGCGGTACCAAAAGCGAGTCATCGATCCGTACGCGGATGTGCCGCAGCCGACCAAAGGGAAGCAGCCGCAGTTGACCGCCTTGTGCCGTTCACTCGAACAGGTGGAAGCTGCTGCCCAAACGGATGTTGATATGCTGTACGCCGACTTTGAGTTTGTCAAACAGTATCCGCAGGCCGTCCAATTGGCCCATCGATACGGAAAGCGGATCGCGCTGGCTACGATGCGCATCCACATGCCGGACGAAAATGGAGTTCTGGCCCTGATCGCCAAAAGCAAACCGGATGCCATCCTCATCCGCAACACCGGGGCACTCTATTATTATCTGGCACGACAAGATGAGCATCCGATCCCGCTGATCGGAGACTTTTCGCTCAACATTGCCAACCATAAGACCGTCAACCTGTTTTTAGAGACTGGTATGGAACGAGTAACGGCATCATACGACTTAAACATCCAGCAAATGATGGACCTCTTGGCCCATACCGATCCATCCCGGATGGAAGTGGTGATTCATCAGCACATGCCGATGTTTCACACCGAACACTGTGTCTATTGCACATTCCTAAGCGACGGTACCGACCACACCAACTGCGGAACACCTTGTGAGCAGTCGCGGATCTCGCTGCAGGATCGGGTCGGCTTCTCCCACCCGGTTCGAGTGGACACTGGCTGCCGCAACACCGTATACAATGCCATCGACCAGTCTGGTGCCGAATATCTGACAGAGTTTATCAAGTATGGAGTGGGCAGCTATCGGATTGAATTCCTAGAAGAAGAAGCTGATCGCGTACAGGAAGTGATTAGCCTGTACCGCCAGGCGATGCGCGGACAGGTAAGCGGCACCCATGTATGGCGGACGCTGAATGCGATCAACCAACTGGGCGTCACCCGCGGCCAATTAACCAAGTAA
- a CDS encoding FAD-binding oxidoreductase — protein MRLNQASLLRDIRRLTADERATETESILLQHSKDESHHNPVLPDIVVFPVSTKEVSAILQYATEHHIPVVPFGAGSSLEGHCVPLKGGISIDFQYMNEILEIRPEDFLVRVQPGVTRTQLNQALKKYGLFFPVDPGAAATLGGMAATNASGTTSVRYGIMRDQVRDLEVVLADGSVIHTGGLAAKSSSGYHLTSLFVGSEGTLGVFTEITLRVYGIPEAIVAGRAAFPTVQAAVDGAISLLSAGISVARVELVDSHSIRQVNKHSETNYPEQPTLFLEFHGSEMSIKHDVTFARELLEANGCEEFLVESDSQQRAKLWEARHNLAYAYKHGNPGKEMMLTDVCLPLSQLSEAIVYAREIIEATGLVGGVLGHVGDGNFHSVLMFDTQNPDEVAKVKEVNEKIVEYALAKGGTCTGEHGIGIGKIKYLKREHADTLPLMKMIKHQLDPHLILNPGKILEM, from the coding sequence ATGAGGCTAAATCAAGCCAGTCTGCTTCGCGACATCAGACGCTTGACCGCAGACGAACGGGCGACAGAGACCGAATCGATCCTGCTGCAGCACAGCAAGGACGAATCGCATCACAACCCTGTACTGCCTGATATCGTGGTCTTTCCCGTCTCAACAAAAGAGGTGTCCGCCATCCTCCAATACGCCACCGAACACCACATCCCTGTGGTTCCCTTTGGAGCAGGCTCCAGCCTGGAAGGGCACTGCGTCCCGCTCAAGGGCGGCATCTCGATCGACTTCCAATACATGAACGAGATTCTGGAGATTCGTCCCGAAGATTTTCTTGTCCGCGTACAGCCTGGAGTGACCCGCACTCAGCTAAACCAGGCGTTAAAGAAATACGGACTGTTTTTTCCCGTTGATCCAGGTGCTGCTGCAACCCTCGGCGGAATGGCAGCAACCAACGCCAGCGGAACGACTAGCGTCCGCTATGGGATCATGCGCGACCAGGTTCGTGACTTGGAAGTGGTCCTGGCCGACGGCAGCGTGATTCACACTGGTGGATTGGCCGCAAAATCCTCTTCCGGCTACCACTTAACCAGTCTGTTTGTCGGTTCGGAAGGGACGCTGGGGGTGTTTACCGAGATTACGCTGCGCGTGTACGGCATCCCGGAAGCGATCGTCGCAGGAAGAGCGGCGTTTCCAACAGTACAAGCGGCGGTAGACGGGGCGATTTCGCTGCTGTCTGCCGGCATCTCGGTTGCCCGGGTGGAACTAGTCGACAGTCATTCCATTCGACAAGTGAACAAACACAGTGAGACGAACTATCCTGAACAGCCTACCTTGTTTTTGGAGTTCCACGGCAGCGAGATGTCAATCAAGCACGATGTGACATTTGCGCGGGAGTTGCTTGAGGCAAACGGCTGCGAAGAGTTTTTGGTGGAATCCGATTCACAGCAGCGCGCCAAGCTGTGGGAAGCCCGCCACAATCTGGCCTACGCCTATAAACACGGCAATCCGGGCAAGGAGATGATGTTGACTGATGTCTGCCTACCTCTCTCCCAATTAAGTGAGGCGATTGTATACGCCAGAGAGATAATCGAGGCGACAGGCCTTGTCGGAGGCGTACTTGGCCATGTCGGAGATGGGAACTTCCACTCTGTCCTGATGTTTGACACACAGAATCCGGACGAAGTGGCCAAAGTGAAAGAGGTAAACGAAAAGATCGTCGAATACGCCCTGGCAAAAGGGGGCACTTGCACGGGAGAGCATGGGATTGGCATCGGCAAGATCAAGTACCTGAAACGAGAGCACGCAGATACCCTGCCGCTCATGAAGATGATCAAGCACCAACTGGACCCTCATCTCATCTTAAATCCGGGCAAAATCCTGGAGATGTAG
- a CDS encoding TetR/AcrR family transcriptional regulator — translation MTTRRERKKRETRQRIFNAAIKLFEKNGFDGTTIDMISEEADVARGTIFLHFTSKEAIIASWAYERIQEVEERREEWDFGDSCKQKVLRIYKIMNEVNIENYDLIKVLIESSRKHRQVLESEKHVYFELRELFADLIEDAQEKGRLKSKFNPLVAANMLENIYYNALYDWVHSDGAWPLEEIMEEKVSIVFEGLDA, via the coding sequence TTGACGACACGCAGAGAACGTAAAAAACGGGAAACGCGACAGCGTATTTTCAACGCTGCGATCAAGCTGTTTGAGAAAAACGGATTTGACGGCACGACGATCGATATGATTTCCGAGGAAGCGGACGTCGCCAGAGGAACGATTTTTCTCCACTTTACTTCCAAGGAAGCGATTATCGCCAGTTGGGCTTACGAGCGGATACAGGAAGTGGAGGAACGGCGTGAAGAATGGGACTTCGGCGACAGTTGCAAGCAGAAGGTGCTGAGAATCTACAAGATTATGAACGAAGTCAATATCGAAAACTACGACTTGATCAAGGTATTGATCGAATCGTCTAGGAAACACCGGCAGGTTCTGGAGTCGGAGAAACACGTCTACTTTGAGCTTCGCGAATTGTTTGCCGACCTGATTGAAGACGCCCAGGAAAAAGGGCGGCTGAAAAGCAAGTTCAATCCGCTTGTAGCAGCTAACATGTTGGAAAACATCTACTATAATGCCTTGTACGACTGGGTGCACAGTGATGGGGCATGGCCGTTGGAAGAAATCATGGAAGAGAAGGTTTCGATTGTATTTGAGGGGCTGGACGCCTAA
- a CDS encoding N-acetyltransferase — MSMTGALTIRHAMTSDVDQMLMIVNQYAQQGLMLPRTKISILENLQSFIIAYDGQNVIGVAGLHILWDDLAEIRSLAIAESAKGLGVGKRLVLSLVGECERLGIRRALALTYQKDFFEKCGFHVVAKESLPQKVWKDCINCSKLPFCDEIAMIRELG; from the coding sequence ATGAGTATGACGGGTGCCCTGACAATCCGCCATGCAATGACGAGTGATGTTGACCAGATGCTGATGATCGTCAATCAATACGCGCAGCAGGGTTTGATGCTGCCGAGGACGAAAATCTCGATCCTGGAGAACCTGCAGTCCTTCATCATCGCTTACGATGGACAAAACGTAATCGGCGTAGCTGGGCTGCACATCTTGTGGGATGATCTGGCGGAAATCCGCTCGCTGGCGATCGCAGAGAGCGCCAAGGGGCTAGGGGTTGGCAAGCGGCTGGTCCTTTCGCTGGTTGGAGAGTGTGAGCGGTTAGGCATTCGACGGGCACTTGCGCTTACCTATCAAAAGGACTTCTTTGAGAAATGCGGCTTCCACGTAGTTGCCAAGGAGTCGCTTCCCCAGAAAGTATGGAAAGATTGTATCAACTGTTCCAAACTGCCGTTCTGCGATGAGATCGCAATGATTCGGGAGTTGGGATAG
- a CDS encoding YbjQ family protein, which translates to MIITTTSTLQGKEIVEYYGVVSGEVIMGANVVRDFLAGITDIIGGRSGAYESKLNEGRELALQEMSEKARRLGANAVIGVDLDFETLREGMMIVVATGTAVRVKE; encoded by the coding sequence ATGATCATAACGACTACCAGCACACTGCAAGGAAAAGAGATCGTGGAGTACTACGGCGTGGTTAGCGGAGAGGTAATCATGGGGGCCAATGTGGTACGTGATTTTCTCGCCGGTATCACAGATATTATCGGAGGACGCAGCGGAGCATACGAAAGCAAGCTGAATGAAGGGCGGGAACTGGCCCTTCAGGAGATGTCCGAGAAAGCCAGACGACTCGGGGCCAATGCCGTCATCGGAGTCGATCTCGATTTCGAAACACTGCGCGAAGGCATGATGATTGTCGTCGCTACGGGAACGGCGGTTCGAGTCAAGGAGTAA
- a CDS encoding DNA alkylation repair protein, translating into MGQKSDWEQPFLNALQSENASKSVAILNAKKSPHRNTPNTAIKSRAVEMIKAFHNFDKRSIWDFASRYVKIGNTTALEISAHLIAFSYLVQPVEATELIRQLADNEDWEVREWTAGACGRILAENFDEFYPKLKIWLHEDSFKIRRAVAVAAKIAAKTKKETYAEPLLDLVEKLLTDGHPYVKNNLGPYAIGDGLLRYYPDKVLDRIDKWVNMESEHARWNVAKIFSAAEGAKHLEKAIEILHCLENDESHVVKRAVKSAKNQLKKRVPELVI; encoded by the coding sequence ATGGGTCAAAAGTCAGATTGGGAACAACCTTTCTTAAATGCCTTACAATCTGAGAATGCAAGTAAATCAGTAGCCATACTTAACGCAAAAAAATCCCCGCACCGAAACACCCCAAATACGGCTATAAAATCCAGAGCGGTTGAGATGATTAAGGCTTTCCACAATTTCGACAAACGATCTATATGGGACTTTGCTTCACGATACGTTAAAATCGGTAATACAACTGCTTTGGAAATATCTGCTCATTTGATTGCCTTCTCCTACCTTGTTCAACCTGTGGAAGCAACCGAGTTAATCCGTCAATTAGCGGATAATGAAGATTGGGAAGTACGTGAATGGACGGCAGGCGCCTGCGGAAGAATATTGGCAGAGAATTTCGACGAATTTTATCCAAAATTAAAGATATGGCTCCATGAGGATTCATTTAAAATAAGAAGAGCTGTGGCAGTCGCAGCAAAAATCGCAGCTAAAACAAAAAAAGAGACCTACGCCGAACCCCTGCTTGATCTGGTGGAGAAATTACTGACAGATGGTCATCCCTACGTAAAAAATAATTTAGGCCCTTATGCAATTGGTGATGGACTTCTAAGATATTATCCTGATAAGGTTTTAGATAGAATAGACAAATGGGTGAATATGGAAAGTGAGCATGCGAGATGGAATGTAGCGAAGATATTCTCGGCAGCAGAAGGGGCAAAACATTTGGAGAAGGCGATAGAGATCCTCCATTGCCTAGAGAACGACGAAAGCCATGTCGTGAAAAGGGCAGTCAAGTCGGCTAAAAATCAGCTAAAAAAAAGAGTACCGGAATTAGTCATTTAG
- a CDS encoding methionine ABC transporter permease: MIERLQEMLPLFGQSLQETVIMVGISLFIATLIGIPLGVLLVITRPGHLAPSALIFHTLNTIINVIRSLPFIILMVAIIPFTELIVGTSIGIEGAIVPLIVYTAPYISRLMETALLEVDRGVVEAYQAMGASRSQIIFRIMIREARPGIVLCLTIATIGLIGATAMAGAVGAGGLGDLALRYGYQQWDIEVMIATVIILICLVQLIQSLGNWAARKLKKSA; encoded by the coding sequence ATGATCGAACGTCTGCAGGAAATGCTGCCCTTGTTCGGGCAATCGCTACAGGAAACAGTGATCATGGTGGGGATTTCGCTGTTTATCGCTACCTTGATCGGCATCCCGCTGGGAGTGCTGCTGGTGATCACCCGGCCCGGCCATCTTGCGCCAAGCGCATTGATTTTCCATACCCTGAATACAATCATTAACGTGATTCGTTCGCTCCCGTTTATTATTTTAATGGTGGCGATCATTCCGTTTACAGAGTTGATCGTCGGCACGTCAATCGGTATCGAAGGGGCGATTGTCCCACTCATCGTCTATACCGCCCCATATATCTCCCGCTTGATGGAAACGGCACTGCTGGAGGTGGACCGCGGGGTGGTTGAGGCCTATCAGGCCATGGGTGCATCTCGCTCGCAGATCATCTTCCGCATCATGATTCGTGAAGCGAGACCTGGTATCGTCTTGTGTCTGACCATTGCCACCATCGGTTTGATCGGTGCAACCGCCATGGCGGGTGCGGTGGGTGCCGGCGGCTTGGGCGACCTTGCTTTGCGCTACGGGTATCAGCAGTGGGATATTGAGGTGATGATCGCCACGGTGATCATCCTGATCTGTCTCGTACAATTGATCCAATCATTGGGAAACTGGGCTGCCCGCAAGTTAAAAAAGAGCGCGTAA
- a CDS encoding ECF transporter S component, protein MFNERRVDWRYRWLVITAASVLYAFLSYATAGIEVGDTAHFRPAIAILAVTAAIFGPVTGFFVGFLGNMGVDLLLQDIWWHWSVANGIIGFITGLLYVVPGYQPRQGQMLGMHLVMFVVLAAAGNYTGLTLAALLDVMVSETPFQEAIFGWAVTPATSNVLLSSVLGIPLLYGYVVWKRIQISSVVPCEDGDCD, encoded by the coding sequence GTGTTCAACGAGCGACGTGTCGATTGGCGATACAGGTGGTTGGTCATTACAGCCGCATCCGTCTTGTATGCCTTTCTGTCTTATGCAACAGCAGGCATCGAAGTAGGAGATACTGCCCACTTTCGACCTGCTATCGCGATATTGGCCGTTACTGCTGCAATATTTGGGCCGGTAACCGGTTTTTTCGTCGGCTTTCTGGGGAATATGGGAGTGGATCTGCTTCTTCAGGATATCTGGTGGCACTGGAGTGTCGCCAACGGCATCATCGGTTTTATTACCGGGCTGCTGTATGTCGTTCCCGGATATCAGCCTAGACAGGGCCAGATGCTGGGCATGCACCTGGTGATGTTTGTTGTGCTGGCAGCAGCCGGCAACTATACAGGACTTACGCTTGCGGCGCTGCTTGATGTGATGGTGTCTGAGACTCCGTTTCAGGAGGCGATTTTCGGGTGGGCGGTTACGCCAGCCACATCCAATGTACTGCTCAGCAGCGTATTGGGCATCCCGCTCCTGTATGGATATGTGGTGTGGAAACGCATTCAAATCTCTTCCGTCGTACCGTGTGAAGATGGGGATTGTGATTGA